ttccaccccccattgctctcaatgtagtctttaacagtccattgtatcgctcgattttcccagaggctggtgcatgataggggatgtgatacacccactcagtgccgtgctctttggcccaggtgtctatgagattgttccggaagtgagtcccgttgtctgactcaattctttctggggtaccgtgtcgccataagatttgcttctcgaggcccaggatagtgttccgggcggtggcatggggcacgggatatgtttccagccagccagtggttgcttccaccatcgtaagcacataatgcttgccttgacgggtttgtgggagtgtgatatagtcaatctgccaggcctctccatatttgtatttcagccatcgtcctccataccaaagaggctttaaccgcttggcttgcttaattgcagcgcatgtttcacattcatggataacctgtgcaatagtgtccatggtcaggtccacccctcgatcacgagcccatctatatgttacatctcttccctgatggcctgaggtgtcatgggcccaagccagaaataattcacccttatgctgccaatccagatccacctgagccacttcaatcctagcagccttgtctacctattgattgttttgatgttcctcagtggcccaacccttaggtacatgagcatctacatgacgtactttcacaaccagattctctagccgggcagcaatatcttgccgcaatgcagcagcccagatgggtttacctctgcgttgccagttactccgcttccattgctgcaaccacccccagAGAGCATTTGCCACCGTCCATAAGTCAGTtcagagataaagtattggccatttttcttgttcagcaatgtctaaagccagctggatggctttcacctctgcaaactgactcgattcaccttctccttctgcagtttctgcaacttgtcgcataggactccatacagccgccttccacctccgatgctttcctacgatgtgacaggacccatcagtaaacagggcatattgccactcattttctggcagtttattatacagtggggcctcttcagcacgtgttACCGCCTCttctggtgatattccaaaatctttgccttctggccaggccgtgatcacttccaaaattcctgggtgactggggtcTCCTATGCGACcttgttgtgtgatcagtgcaacccacttactccatatagcatcagttgcatgatgtgtagaagggatcttccctttgaacattcagcccagcaccggcagttggggtgctaacaggagctgtgtttcagtactgaccacttctgaggcagctcgaactccttcatatgctgctaatatctccttttcagttggagtatagcgggcctcagatcctcgatatccccgactccaaaaccctagaggtcgaccttGGATCTTCCCTGATGCTTTCTGCCAcagactccaggtagggccattctccccggttgtggtgtagagcacatttgtaacatctggtcctgcccagactggcccaagggctactgcatgaactatctcccgtttaatctgttcaaaggcttgttgttgctcagggccccatttaaaatcattcctctTCCGGatcacttgatagagagggcttacaatcatactataatttcGAATATGCACTCTCCAAAAACtcacaacacctaagaaagcttgcatttcctgtatactagttggtggagacatagttgctattttgttgatcacatccattgggatgtgacaacgcccatcttgccattttattcctaaaaactgaatctcctgtgcgggtcccttcaccttactgCAAGAAGTcgtaaaagcagcagcagcagcagctggagacgAACCCTTGGCAAGATCTTTGGCTACTCTGCTCACCTGCAACACAAGTTTGCCCAGTTGCACTTTATCCAACGCAAGGGCTTCATTCATACTGCTCATCTTTGCGGTTGCAACACGTAGATCAGCTGCTTCAGCGCTCAGCTTATTCTGAGCCTCTGACAACTCTGctactgcctgctctgcctggagagacaaaagaacaacatgagaacaaagacaggaaaatccCTGACTTGAAGCAGCCACTCCAGATCCCCTTTTGTGTCTCTGACATACTCCCAGTAACGTGTCCCCAATAAGCACGCGGGCACTAGCTACACCAAAGAGCCTGTGTGGTCTGATCACCGTTTTCCAAGAAGGAGAACAACATTGTCCCTGTCTTCTACTGCCAGAGACAGCATCGGTGGTGGTCTTGCTATCACAACTCCCTCTCCCACAAGTGCTGCCTCGGAATAAGGTGACCATACCTTTTCCAGTGCCATGGTAAGCTCATGTTTCTCTTGCTTCAGCAGATCCCTCTGAAGGTGCGATTCCTCCAGTGTCTCTCCTGCGACTACCAACTCACTCTGTAATAAtgcatgttttccttcaagCGCACCTAAGTCCTTCAGCctaggagaaggggaaagacaaacaagtttttaatgtaaaaacattctcatttccaaaaccaaccgtatagaatcacagaagcatttaggttggaaaagaaagacctttaagatcatcgagtccaaccgtaaacctaaccctgccaagtccaccactacACCACGTCCCTAAGCACCGCAGTCTACATGTCTTCTAActgcctccagggatggtgactcaaccgctgccccgggcagcctgttccaatgctcgATAACCCTTTCGgcaaagaaatttttcccaatatccaatctaaaccgCCCCGGCGCAAcctgaggccgtttcctctcgtcctgtcacttgttccgccggaaaagagaccgacacccacctcgctacaacctcctttcaggcagctAACAGCTTCCTGCCTGTtagttctctctctcctctttcataCGTTGGATGCAAGACTTTCCCAAGTTCTTCTTTGGGTAAGACAGACTTTTAAAGTCCAGATTAATAGTCCCACAATTACTTTTGCCTTCAGCAGTGAACCGATGAAAGAGCTTGCAATCTATTCGGGGAGATGTGTATGAATTTCCACTCGAATAATCATAGGATCACAGGATGATTCGGGTTACTATGTGCGATGTTGCAAAACGGCACTTCTTGCCCCAAAGGCCTTCTGCACTCAGTCTGGCATGGAAACGTCACTACAGAGGTGCTACAGCGCATGTGATGGTCCTGAGCAAATGCCTCCCAACTCCTGTAGCACAGCCCTGGGTAGCAAAAGGGCTGTACAAGAGACAGAGCTCTCTTTATGCTGGTCTCAATTTCTCACCAAGAATCAGTTAACAGCAAAACCACTCTAACATGCAATCTCTTTTCCAGTCTTGTCTTACTCACAAGAGCTTCTGTCAGTCAGACATTTTTCCCTACCCTTTCTGTTGAAGGCCATACTTTGACTAGGGACAGAAACGAGGCTGTGCAGAATGGGCGTGTTTTAAACGTGAACACAGCCCATCTATGaatcccagcagcagccacgaAAGATAATGTTGGCAATagcaaagtttaaaacacatttacctCTCCTGAagctccttcttctccaggtCCCCCTTGACTTGTAAGTGCATCGCTTCCCAAGTCTTCTGGCTTATTTCCTCTTCCGCCTCCTGCTGTGCCTGATCCTTCAGGACAGGTCTACCCAGACTGACGGACTCCCGGAGCCGTACGGCAGAGTTCAGGCGGGAGCAGCTTACAAGTACCGATCCAGAAAGCCTCCGttgctctgccttcagctctgacaAATCTCTGAAGAAGAATCAAGAAAGAGATCACGTTCGCACCAGCTTTACCACCTGACTCACTTCTGAAGCACGTAATTGCGCAACAGTAAAAGCCGGCAGGAAAGACGACATCTTCGTTGGGGACCAATCATTCATCTGACACTTTGGGATCAGGACACATCTGGACAGTGGAGCAATGAGTCTGTTTGATGGTTGAGGAATGAgtctcttttctcctcagaggtAAGAAGAAATGTATGGAACAGCCAGAAGGCTGCAAGAACTAACTAGTAGGTCAGGCATACTCTACGCATTAAGGAAAGCTTAGAATCAAATAAGGTAAATGGCTGACGGAAACCCAGAGTTTGAAGTTGCACGCTGACACCAGAAGAAGCTACTAGTACGGCTAcactatttttgtttgcatagaAGGCAACTGCGAGAAAGGAACCTCAGCGAGCCcaacaacaagaaaacaatCATAAAAAGGAGGTATCaaactaagcaaaataaatcGGATAAATGCAATAACAGGGTAGAGAAGCTATCCTTTCTCTCAACAATGATGGCACAGGAATAAGCGGATGCAAACTGACCAGAATAAATGTAAGCTGGAAAcgagaagggaaaaaaaaaccccaaacattcaCAAACGATCTTTCCATCAGGAGCAGTGGGAAAAGACAGCCAGTGAGATTTAAGGCGGATTTTAATCGCTCTATAAAAGGGACCGCTCTACATGCTGCATGCCTAGCTTTGGCGAGTCTCTTCCAACGTGTCCACGTGTGCCCGCGTCGGTGTTAATATGCCCAAACATCAACGTAGTCAAGTCCATCTGTTCGGGGCCTCTGCACTGCTTATAGCCCGAGCCCCTCAGTTTTATCTGAAAACCAGCATCAAACAAAATGATGCTGAAGATAGCCTAGAGCACGCTGAATGGCATTGCTTCAGACTACCAAAGGAGAAATGCTGTCTTTAGCCGCAACTGAAGTAACATCAGGGctcaaaaagcagctgtgaagggaagctacatttcttctgcaagagATCTAGCCTTAACTTCTACTCACCGGTCAGTGGCGGTCTTCATTTCCAGGAAATGACGGCGGAAGGTTACCACCTGACGCCACAGGCTGAGCAGACGGTTACGTGCACCCCTTAAGTAGTTGTCAGAAAGCTAAACACGccaagacaaaaagaaatgccaatTCAGCCTTCGCTGTCACTCTACAAGTCTTTCAGATAGCAGAGAGTACAACCACCATCACCAGGTCTCCTTTCACAACAATTCCAACAGGGCATCGAGGACTGAAGAGGCACCACAGAAGCAGcctcagcagccctgccacCTGACTGCAAGGAAGGGAACGGCCACACTTCTCCTGCACGAGTGGCTGTCAGCAAAGCAAACTGATCGTGAGTCATCACCTCGCCTTGCAGAGGTGTCTAACAGGCTTGGTGGAGGAAGGCAAAAACGAGCCCCTCCGAGAGCAGTGTCAGATTTGCTTACAACAGGCTATTGGGAAGGGAGGCCTGTCCTGTTCTTCTGTCGGCTGCTCTGaatctgaaaacacacacacctCTCCGGTCTCcgctgctggagacagagatTTAGGAACGAGGAAAAAGACGGGCGGTCCTGTGTGACTGCCCCACAGTGCCCAGCAACAGCCAGCATTTGCCTTTAAGACCGAGCGGCATGGTCACAGCAGGTGGGCACCTTCCAGCACCCACCACAGTCTGCTGACACTCCTCCATCTCACACCCCTGTCTTCTGCTCCTCAACACCAATACATCCTCAACACAGCCACAACTTGCACACAGCAAGCTCCCTatgccagaaataaaatgcattctcAT
The genomic region above belongs to Gymnogyps californianus isolate 813 chromosome 17, ASM1813914v2, whole genome shotgun sequence and contains:
- the LOC127023469 gene encoding centrosome-associated protein CEP250-like, whose protein sequence is MRARAELELKESEWRGERELSDNYLRGARNRLLSLWRQVVTFRRHFLEMKTATDRDLSELKAEQRRLSGSVLVSCSRLNSAVRLRESVSLGRPVLKDQAQQEAEEEISQKTWEAMHLQVKGDLEKKELQERLKDLGALEGKHALLQSELVVAGETLEESHLQRDLLKQEKHELTMALEKAEQAVAELSEAQNKLSAEAADLRVATAKMSSMNEALALDKVQLGKLVLQNLHYKQ